The Halobacillus ihumii genomic sequence TTAAATTAGGAAGACTCTTTCTGCTTACTGCTCGCTGTCTTTGTTTGTAAAGTCGTAAAACCTAAACAAATCTCCATAAATAATATTATCCGAATAAGCCAGCTCTTTCTCTACTTTTTGTTTGATTGGCTTACATACTTGTTTCTCTGATTGAATAGGTTCTCCAGTTTGTCGGTCGTAACATGTCCCCTCAGTATAGACATATTTTTCAGTAATGAAGCTTCCATCCCTTAATGCAGTGAACTTTTGTTGATCTTCCAGAAACATGTCTGTACCGAAAGATAAGTCTTTTTCAGCCTCTATCCCTAGAAGGCTTAATAAAGTGGGCTTAACATCGATCTGTCCCACAACCTCGTCGCGAATCTCTCCATTTTCATAACCGGGTATATGAATCATAAATGGCACGCGTTGCAGTTGAATATGCTGATAAGGAGTAATTTCCTTATTTAAAAAGTCCCCCATTGCACTATTGTGGAACTCACTAATGCCATAGTGGTCTCCCATTAGGATAATAATGGAGTCCTTATAGATCCCGGCATCTTTTAGTTGCTGAAAGAATTTCTCGAGAGCCTCATCGGTATAACGAGCGGTTTGGAAATAACTATTCAGCGTCTCTGAACTTGAATCGTACTTGTCAATATTTGCTTCTTCTTCCGGCAGTTCAAACGGAAAATGATTGGTGAGAGTTATAAATTTACTATAAAAAGGTTCTTCCTGCTGCTTCAGTTCATCAATCGATTGGGAGAAAAATGCCTTGTCACCAAGCCCCCACCCGAATGAATTTTCTGGCGTTACTTCATACGCCTGTTCACCATAAAACTTATCGTAACCCATCGTATCGTACATAACATCTCGGTTCCAGAAACTCTTATTGTTAGCATGAAACACGGATGTCGTGTATCCTTCACGATTTAGGATCTCAGGTAAAGCATGATACTCATTTTGAGCATGTGTGAAATATACAGCGCCCCTGCCCAAAGGATAAAGCGAGTTTTCTACAATAAACTCTGAGTCTGACGTTTTTCCTTGAGCAGTTTGGTGATAAAAGTTCTTAAACCAAATCGTTTCTTCACTCTCTTTTAAATCGTTAAGAAACGGTGTAGTTTCCTTTCCATTGATTTCTGAATCCAATAGAAAGTTTTGGAATGACTCTATACTAACAAAAATAACGTTTTTGTCTTCAGCAATTCCAAACAGTTCGGATTTTTCTTCAGTATCGGAATTTTGATTAATATAGTTTTTAATTTCACTAATCTCACTGCTGTCTGCGAAGACACGCTGTGCCTTAGTTTTCGTTTGCATCATAGCATCATAAACATGATAGTTATACACACCGATGTTCTTCACTAAATACTCACGGTCAAAGGCGCGTACAAACAGCATCGGCCGTTCTAATTCAGCAAGTGCAACATTCCCAGATAACATTAGAAAGGTGACGGCTGTTGCCGCAATCTTTCCGCTTTTTGAAAAATTCACGGTCATATCCATTGTTTTTTTACTCGTAAGGATCCAAATGATCACCAAATCAGCAAATAACAACAAATCCCCTAAATGAATCAATGTAAAGATACTTGTCGTTAAATCTGCGGCGTTGTCTCCTTGAAATAAGACAGGAATGGTAATGAAGTCGGTAAAGTTTCTATAAAATAGCAAGTTTATATAAAGAATGAAAGAACCGATTACAGCGGTCCACCTTAAATATTTCATTTGATTTTTCGGTTTCAACCAAACACTAATGGCAAAAATTAAATAAGCACTAGCTATTGGGTTGAAAAACAAGATAAATTCCTGCAATGCATTTTCTATAGTTAGTTCAAACATGAACCTGTACACAAAATAGGTTTTTAAACCAAATAGAAAAGAGGCAATAACGAATAACGGTATTCGCGGCTTGTTCCATTGCATCAAAAGTTCCTCCTCCATCCAATGCATTCATAAATATTACATATGATTTACTTGGGCATTATCTCTCTTTAATAAATTCCACGTATCATTGTTATTAAACTGGTTCCTAGTATATGACGAAAAAAACCCCAAAAAAGTTTCATGTTTTTTTAATGGATTTACTCATCTATTTTACTTGAAGCCTTTCAAAAAAGATACCTACATGAAAAGGAAAAGAAGCCCAATTATGGCTTCTTTTCCTAAAGGTTTTCTTTAACTAAATATGCACCGCCGATTACTCCGGCATCATTCCCTAGTTCAGCAATTTCAAAGGTGCA encodes the following:
- a CDS encoding LTA synthase family protein, with the translated sequence MQWNKPRIPLFVIASFLFGLKTYFVYRFMFELTIENALQEFILFFNPIASAYLIFAISVWLKPKNQMKYLRWTAVIGSFILYINLLFYRNFTDFITIPVLFQGDNAADLTTSIFTLIHLGDLLLFADLVIIWILTSKKTMDMTVNFSKSGKIAATAVTFLMLSGNVALAELERPMLFVRAFDREYLVKNIGVYNYHVYDAMMQTKTKAQRVFADSSEISEIKNYINQNSDTEEKSELFGIAEDKNVIFVSIESFQNFLLDSEINGKETTPFLNDLKESEETIWFKNFYHQTAQGKTSDSEFIVENSLYPLGRGAVYFTHAQNEYHALPEILNREGYTTSVFHANNKSFWNRDVMYDTMGYDKFYGEQAYEVTPENSFGWGLGDKAFFSQSIDELKQQEEPFYSKFITLTNHFPFELPEEEANIDKYDSSSETLNSYFQTARYTDEALEKFFQQLKDAGIYKDSIIILMGDHYGISEFHNSAMGDFLNKEITPYQHIQLQRVPFMIHIPGYENGEIRDEVVGQIDVKPTLLSLLGIEAEKDLSFGTDMFLEDQQKFTALRDGSFITEKYVYTEGTCYDRQTGEPIQSEKQVCKPIKQKVEKELAYSDNIIYGDLFRFYDFTNKDSEQ